A region of the Pseudomonas asiatica genome:
GGCAGGGTAGGCTTGCCTTCGGCCAGGTCGTCACCGACGTTCTTGCCCAGGGTCTGCGAGTCGCCCTTGTAGTCCAGCAGGTCGTCGACCAGCTGGAACGCCACGCCCAGGTGGTCACCGAAGGTACGCAGGGCCTCGCGCTGTTCGTCGGTGGCTTCTGCCAGCGCGGCGGCGCTGTGGGTCGAAGCTTCGAACAGCATCGCGGTCTTGCCGCGGATGACCTCCATGTAGACTTCCTCGGTGGTGCTGGCGTCGCGTACCCGCGACAGCTGCAGCACTTCACCCTCGGCAATCACGCGGGTGGCCTTGGACAGGATCTGCATGACCGGCATCGAGCCCAGTTCGACCATCATCTCGAACGAGCGCGAATAGAGGAAGTCGCCCACCAGCACGCTCGGCGCGTTGCCCCACAGGGCATTGGCGGTGGAGCGGCCACGGCGCATGCCGGACATGTCGACCACGTCGTCGTGCAGCAGGGTAGCGGTGTGCAGGAATTCGATGGTGGCAGCCAGCAGGCGCAGGTCGTCGCCTTCGCGGCCCAGGGCCTTGCCACACAGCAGCACCAGCAGGGGGCGCAGGCGCTTGCCACCGGCGGACGTGATATAGTCGCCGATCTTCGATACCAGCGGCACGCGCGAGGTCAGCTGCTTCTTGATGATCTCGTCGACGGCGCTGAAATCATCAGCCACCGCGCGGTAGAAGGATTGGGGTTGCATCGGCTGCTCCAGTGAGGTTGCGCGGCATGCTAGGTCGCAGGTCCCGGTGTGTCAAGGCGCGGTGCCAGCGCCCCGGGGGCGGTACTTGCAAGCAAAACCGCGGTTGCGTACAATCGCGCACCCTAACTTCCTGGGCAGCACCTGCCTTACGCAATTGCACCGGGCCGTTCCAGCCCTGTGCAGCCATGCCAGCCAATACTCATCATATAAAGCGCTGGGTGAGCAGGATTATCGGAGAAATACCATGTCTTACGCAGTAATCGTTACCGGCGGCAAGCAGTACAAAGTCGCTGAAGGTGAATTCCTCAAGATCGAAAAACTGGAAGTCGCCACTGGCGAATCCGTGACCTTCGATCGCGTCCTGCTGGTCGCCAACGGTGAAGAAGTCACCATCGGTGCTCCAGTTGTTGCTGGCGCCAAAGTAGTGGCCGAAGTCGTTTCGCAAGGCCGCCACGACAAGGTTCGCATCATCAAGTTCCGTCGTCGTAAGCACCACATGAAGCGTATGGGCCACCGCCAGTGGTTCACCGAGATCAAAATCACCGGTATCCAGGCTTAATCCCCTAGATCCCCTGAATTTATTTGGAGAATTGAACCATGGCTCACAAGAAGGCTGGTGGTAGTACTCGTAACGGTCGCGACTCAGAATCGAAACGCCTTGGCGTGAAGATGTATGGCGGCCAGGTTATCAAGCCAGGCAACATCATCGTCCGTCAGCGCGGCACCGAATTCCACGCTGGCTACGGCGTTGGCATGGGCAAGGATCACACCTTGTTCGCCAAGATCGAAGGCGTGATCAAGTTCGAGAAAAAAGGCGAGTTCATGCGCCGTTACGTGAGCATCGTCGCCGCTTAATCGCGACGTCGCTCCAGAAGCCCCGTCATGCGACGGGGCTTTTTCGTTTGTGGTGAGCCTCTTGCAAAGCTGTTTGTATGGGCTGCCGGCGTGGGTTTCTACGGTCGTACGGGGCCGCCGCGCTCATTTTTGCAAGAGCCTCAGGTTTTTCAGGTATTCAACTCGCCAGTAGGCGAGAGGCGGTTTTGAATGAAGTTTGTTGACGAAGTATCCATTCGGGTCAAGGCCGGTGACGGTGGCAACGGTTGCATGAGCTTCCGTCGCGAGAAGTTCATCGAGAACGGTGGCCCCAACGGTGGTGACGGTGGCGACGGTGGTTCGGTGTACATGATCGCCGACGAAAACCTCAACACCCTGGTCGACTATCGCTACACCCGTCACCACGAGGCCCAGCGTGGCGCCAACGGCGGCAGCACCGACTGCACCGGCAAGAAAGGCGACGACCTGTTCCTGCGTGTGCCGGTCGGTACCACCGTGATCGACGCTTCCACCCAGGAAGTGATCGGTGACCTGGTCACCCCGGGCCAGAAGCTGATGGTCGCCCAGGGCGGCTGGCACGGCCTGGGCAACACCCGCTTCAAGTCCAGCACCAACCGTGCACCGCGCCAGACCACCCCGGGCAAGCCAGGTGACCAGCGTGACCTGAAGATGGAAATGAAAGTGCTGGCCGACGTCGGCCTGCTGGGCCTGCCGAACGCCGGCAAGAGCACCTTCATTCGCTCGGTTTCGGCCGCCAAGCCGAAAGTGGCCGACTACCCGTTCACCACCCTGGTGCCGAACCTGGGCGTGGTCAGCGTCGACCGCTGGAAGAGCTTCGTCATCGCCGACATCCCCGGCCTGATCGAAGGTGCTTCCGAAGGCGCCGGCCTGGGTATCCGCTTCCTCAAGCACCTGGCGCGTACCCGCGTGCTGCTGCACCTGGTGGACATGGCGCCGCTGGACGAAAGCAGCCCGGCTGATGCCGCCGAAGTCATCGTCAACGAGCTGACCCGCTTCAGCCCGTCGCTGGCCGAGCGTGAGCGCTGGCTGGTGCTGAACAAGGCCGACATGGTCATGGAAGACGAGCGCGACGAGCGGGTCAAGGAAGTGGTCGAGCGCCTGCAGTGGGAAGGCCCGGTCTACGTGATTTCGGCCATCTCCAAGCAGGGCACCGAAAAGCTCAGCCACGACCTGATGCGCTACCTCGAAGACCGCGCCGACCGCCTGGCCAACGACCCGGCCTACGCCGAAGAGCTGGCCGACCTCGACCAGCGTATCGAAGACGAAGCCCGTGCCCAGCTGCAGGCCCTGGACGACGCCCGTACCCTGCGCCGTACCGGCGTCAAGAGCGTGCACGACATCGGCGACGATGACGGTTGGGACGATGATTTCGAGGACGACGAAGACGGCCCGGAAATCATTTACGTGCGCGACTGACCGGTTGCAGTACACTAAACGCCGCTCTTTGGAGCGGCGTTTTTGTATCCACGGTATCTACAGATTCGACATAGGTTGGAAGAAGATGCGAAGCAAGGTGACGGGCGCCAAGCGCTGGGTCGTGAAGATTGGCAGTGCTCTGCTGACCGCCGATGGCAAAGGCCTCGACCGCGGTGCCATGGCCGTTTGGGTCGAGCAGATGGTCGCGCTGCGTGAGGCAGGCGTGGAGTTGGTACTGGTCTCCTCCGGGGCCGTGGCTGCCGGCATGAGCCAGCTGGGCTGGACGTCGCGACCGAGTGCGATGAACGAGCTGCAGGCGGCTGCCTCGATCGGCCAGATGCGCCTGGTGCAGGCCTGGGAGTCGAGCTTCGGCGAGCACGGCAAGCACACCGCGCAGATCCTGCTGACCCATGACGACCTGTCCGATCGCAAGCGCTACCTGAACGCCCGCAGCACCCTGCGCACGCTGGTCGACCTGGGCGTGGTGCCGGTGATCAACGAAAACGATACCGTGGTTACCGACGAGATCCGCTTCGGCGACAACGACACCCTGGCGGCGCTGGTGGCCAACCTGGTCGAGGCTGACCTGCTGGTGATTCTCACCGACCGCGATGGCATGTTCGATGCCGACCCGCGCAACAACCCCGACGCCCAGCTGATCTACGAGGCCCGCGCCGACGACCCGGCACTGGACGCCGTGGCCGGCGGTACCGGTGGCGCCCTGGGCCGTGGCGGCATGCAGACCAAGCTGCGCGCCGCGCGCCTGGCAGCCCGTTCCGGTGCTCACACCATCATCATCGGTGGCCGCATCGAGCGCGTGCTGGATCGCCTCAAGGCTGGCGAGCGTCTGGGTACCTTGCTGTCGCCCGAGCGCGGCATGCTTGCCGCGCGCAAGCAGTGGCTTGCCGGCCACCTGCAGACCCGTGGCACCCTGGTGCTGGACGCCGGTGCCGTGCAGGCGCTGCGCCAGGCCAACAAGAGCCTGCTGCCGGTTGGCGTGAAAACCGTGCAGGGCAGCTTCCGCCGTGGCGAGATGGTGGTGTGCGTCGGCCCGGACGGCCATGAAGTGGCGCGCGGCCTGGCCAACTACAGCGCCCTGGAGGCGCAGAAGATCATTGGTCAGCCGTCGGATGCCATCGAAAGCATCCTGGGCTATATCGCGGAGCCTGAGCTGGTGCACCGCGACAACCTGGTTCTGGTCTGAGGGCGCGCACGTGCTGAAAAGGATGATTGCCGTGGCGGCACTGGCGTTGCCGATGCTGGCCGGGGCCGAGGAAATCGGCCAGGTGTCCACCGTGTTCAAGTTCCTCGGGCCAAATGACCGTATTGTGGTCGAGGCGTTCGACGACCCCAAGGTCGAGGGCGTGACCTGCTACCTGTCGCGGGCCAAGACTGGCGGCGTGAAGGGTGGGTTGGGGCTTGCGGAGGACCGGGCGGAGGCATCGATTGCCTGTCGTCAGGTCGGGCCGATCAACTTCAAGGGTGAGCTGAAGGATGGCGAGGAAGTGTTCAAGGAACGCACCTCGCTGGTGTTCAAGACCATGCAGGTGGTGCGCTTTCTCGACAAGAAGCGCAATACGCTGGTGTACCTGGTGTACAGCGACCGCATGATCGAAGGCAGCCCGCAGAATGCGGTGACCGCGATTCCGATTCTGCCTTGGGCTCATTGATAGCCTGGTAGATCCTGGGAGGCCTTTGGCCTCCATCGCGACACAAGGCCGCTCCTACAGGGGGACGCGAATCCCTGTAGGAGCGGCCTTGTGTCGCGATAGGGCCGCAAAGCGGCCCCAATTACCTCAGGCCAATTCCTCGGCCTGATGATCCTCACGCACAACCGCCT
Encoded here:
- the rplU gene encoding 50S ribosomal protein L21, which codes for MSYAVIVTGGKQYKVAEGEFLKIEKLEVATGESVTFDRVLLVANGEEVTIGAPVVAGAKVVAEVVSQGRHDKVRIIKFRRRKHHMKRMGHRQWFTEIKITGIQA
- the cgtA gene encoding Obg family GTPase CgtA, with product MKFVDEVSIRVKAGDGGNGCMSFRREKFIENGGPNGGDGGDGGSVYMIADENLNTLVDYRYTRHHEAQRGANGGSTDCTGKKGDDLFLRVPVGTTVIDASTQEVIGDLVTPGQKLMVAQGGWHGLGNTRFKSSTNRAPRQTTPGKPGDQRDLKMEMKVLADVGLLGLPNAGKSTFIRSVSAAKPKVADYPFTTLVPNLGVVSVDRWKSFVIADIPGLIEGASEGAGLGIRFLKHLARTRVLLHLVDMAPLDESSPADAAEVIVNELTRFSPSLAERERWLVLNKADMVMEDERDERVKEVVERLQWEGPVYVISAISKQGTEKLSHDLMRYLEDRADRLANDPAYAEELADLDQRIEDEARAQLQALDDARTLRRTGVKSVHDIGDDDGWDDDFEDDEDGPEIIYVRD
- the proB gene encoding glutamate 5-kinase, producing the protein MRSKVTGAKRWVVKIGSALLTADGKGLDRGAMAVWVEQMVALREAGVELVLVSSGAVAAGMSQLGWTSRPSAMNELQAAASIGQMRLVQAWESSFGEHGKHTAQILLTHDDLSDRKRYLNARSTLRTLVDLGVVPVINENDTVVTDEIRFGDNDTLAALVANLVEADLLVILTDRDGMFDADPRNNPDAQLIYEARADDPALDAVAGGTGGALGRGGMQTKLRAARLAARSGAHTIIIGGRIERVLDRLKAGERLGTLLSPERGMLAARKQWLAGHLQTRGTLVLDAGAVQALRQANKSLLPVGVKTVQGSFRRGEMVVCVGPDGHEVARGLANYSALEAQKIIGQPSDAIESILGYIAEPELVHRDNLVLV
- the rpmA gene encoding 50S ribosomal protein L27 produces the protein MAHKKAGGSTRNGRDSESKRLGVKMYGGQVIKPGNIIVRQRGTEFHAGYGVGMGKDHTLFAKIEGVIKFEKKGEFMRRYVSIVAA
- a CDS encoding polyprenyl synthetase family protein, whose product is MQPQSFYRAVADDFSAVDEIIKKQLTSRVPLVSKIGDYITSAGGKRLRPLLVLLCGKALGREGDDLRLLAATIEFLHTATLLHDDVVDMSGMRRGRSTANALWGNAPSVLVGDFLYSRSFEMMVELGSMPVMQILSKATRVIAEGEVLQLSRVRDASTTEEVYMEVIRGKTAMLFEASTHSAAALAEATDEQREALRTFGDHLGVAFQLVDDLLDYKGDSQTLGKNVGDDLAEGKPTLPLIYTMREGTAEQAALVRQAIQKGGLEDLEQIRVAVEESGALKYTAELARDYVKRAIQCLEVLPASEYRDALVELSEFAVARTH
- a CDS encoding CreA family protein, encoding MIAVAALALPMLAGAEEIGQVSTVFKFLGPNDRIVVEAFDDPKVEGVTCYLSRAKTGGVKGGLGLAEDRAEASIACRQVGPINFKGELKDGEEVFKERTSLVFKTMQVVRFLDKKRNTLVYLVYSDRMIEGSPQNAVTAIPILPWAH